In one Candidatus Nitronereus thalassa genomic region, the following are encoded:
- a CDS encoding ASCH domain-containing protein: protein MKALTVHQPWAQLLALGVKQFETRSWYTHFRGPLAIHASKQQASFVSAIVLQRLGKVLFPYGFRALQDLPFGCVVGVGMLEDVQPAELISAQAIAGEKDFGDFRPGRFAWKFSQVRVLEKPIPACGHQGIWNLPEELIL, encoded by the coding sequence GTGAAGGCATTGACCGTCCATCAGCCCTGGGCACAATTGCTCGCGCTGGGCGTGAAACAATTCGAGACGCGCTCGTGGTACACGCATTTTCGTGGCCCGCTGGCCATTCATGCCAGCAAGCAACAGGCCTCTTTTGTGTCGGCGATCGTGTTGCAGCGATTGGGCAAGGTTCTTTTTCCATATGGATTTCGAGCCTTGCAGGACCTGCCGTTCGGCTGTGTGGTGGGCGTGGGGATGTTGGAGGATGTGCAGCCGGCAGAATTGATTTCTGCCCAGGCCATCGCGGGCGAAAAAGATTTCGGCGATTTCCGGCCCGGCCGATTCGCCTGGAAGTTTTCGCAGGTGCGCGTGTTGGAGAAACCCATCCCAGCCTGCGGGCATCAAGGCATCTGGAATCTGCCAGAGGAGTTGATTTTATGA
- a CDS encoding phage protein Gp27 family protein has product MTASPRKSRSSIEALGVKELVENLLEANATYAEIQQTVFEQTAQKISLAAISRFRAKWSGAQERLARAGAEAQALVAVLTEHPSADLVDAGMGLLLGKLVKKFSDAEESFDKADLVELGFLLNRTARTDHLGKALKLQEERLALLKKKVEDVADKVMDTVKGKGIDPETLKKIREEIYGLVPEAEEAAA; this is encoded by the coding sequence ATGACGGCAAGCCCCCGCAAATCGCGCTCGTCCATCGAGGCGCTCGGCGTCAAGGAGCTGGTGGAAAATCTGCTGGAGGCCAATGCCACATATGCGGAGATTCAACAGACCGTGTTCGAGCAGACCGCGCAGAAGATTTCCCTCGCGGCGATCTCGCGCTTTCGCGCCAAATGGAGCGGCGCGCAGGAGCGGCTCGCGCGTGCCGGGGCCGAGGCGCAGGCGTTGGTGGCCGTGCTCACGGAACATCCCAGCGCCGACCTGGTGGATGCGGGCATGGGCCTCTTGCTCGGCAAACTGGTCAAGAAATTTTCGGACGCGGAAGAAAGTTTCGACAAGGCCGATCTGGTGGAGCTGGGCTTTTTGTTGAATCGCACCGCGCGCACCGACCATCTCGGCAAAGCGTTGAAGCTGCAAGAGGAGCGTCTCGCGCTGCTCAAGAAAAAAGTGGAGGACGTGGCGGACAAAGTCATGGACACGGTGAAAGGCAAAGGCATCGATCCCGAGACGTTGAAGAAAATCCGCGAAGAAATTTATGGGCTCGTGCCCGAGGCCGAGGAGGCTGCCGCCTGA
- a CDS encoding phage protein GemA/Gp16 family protein, whose protein sequence is MTTKQLKAIHACKRERGLSDDDYRDFLRTRCRVDSAKDLTRQQASALLRYWNGGHQPESSRPRRRPGRDERLPHALVTEEMSAKIQELLLGLGYDHNTGTLQARPLLKKICGQPWPQTRAQANQCIEGLKAMHARGWRCTMTMETHDQLSTPNDLEYNRGPVQPSTRP, encoded by the coding sequence GTGACCACCAAACAGCTCAAAGCCATTCATGCCTGCAAGCGCGAGCGCGGCTTGAGCGACGACGACTATCGGGATTTTCTGCGCACGCGGTGCCGCGTCGACAGCGCCAAAGATCTCACGCGGCAACAGGCATCCGCGTTGCTGCGATATTGGAATGGCGGCCATCAGCCGGAATCCTCTCGTCCCCGGCGACGCCCGGGCCGCGACGAACGCCTGCCCCATGCGCTCGTCACCGAAGAAATGAGCGCCAAAATTCAAGAGCTGTTGCTGGGGCTTGGATATGACCACAATACTGGTACACTACAGGCCAGGCCGCTGCTCAAAAAAATCTGCGGGCAGCCCTGGCCGCAAACGCGCGCGCAGGCCAACCAATGTATCGAAGGCTTGAAGGCCATGCACGCCCGCGGCTGGCGCTGCACGATGACCATGGAGACACATGACCAGTTGTCCACCCCGAATGACCTTGAGTACAATCGCGGGCCTGTTCAACCATCAACCCGCCCATGA
- a CDS encoding BppU family phage baseplate upper protein yields the protein MSAELISLDTGSVLVVTCKNNQDGQVLSLTGATVRLRYKIDGGAAQTVVMTITDAANGLVQYQFGDNELAVGLVLVGETEITDGTGKVVTQLEPFVLPLRSRLS from the coding sequence ATGAGCGCCGAACTCATTTCACTCGATACCGGCAGCGTGCTGGTGGTCACGTGCAAGAACAATCAGGACGGCCAGGTGCTGTCCTTGACGGGCGCCACCGTGCGCTTGCGCTACAAAATCGACGGCGGCGCGGCGCAGACCGTGGTCATGACCATCACCGACGCGGCCAATGGCCTGGTGCAATATCAATTCGGCGACAATGAACTGGCGGTCGGCCTGGTGCTGGTGGGTGAAACGGAAATCACCGACGGCACCGGCAAGGTCGTGACGCAACTGGAGCCGTTCGTGTTGCCCCTGCGGAGTCGATTGTCATGA
- a CDS encoding terminase large subunit domain-containing protein, with product MAVVELTEYQKRSQRRRVRFKLKRWSRQTGKTFDDTLEIADDCHARRTEWVILSRGERQSKKNIEQTAVHCRAYGAAAEVIDGEWESDDKKYKALEINLPNGSRITGLPANPDTARGHSANVYLDEFAFHKDSRKIWAALFPVITRGYRLRISSTPQGKQNKFYELDTAWSKKDDPHYSTDKLDIYDAVAGGLKLMNEEGQPATPEELKEALGDDDAWDQEYLVLYLDEATAFLSHDLIASCEDDSLNPEPLWLPGLLYTANEMHELFLKTKINPPSYEVLDPALINAERLFLGMDIGRKRDLSVIWLTAEQDGLHRTVAVIRLRRVPFFIQRVVLFSLLAHPSVVRGCIDQTGLGLQLAEEAMARFGATKVEGIDFTAAHKELLAVTLKNRMDDRRVLLPAEVAIRNSLHSVRRYNTGTGHFRFDAERTEQTGHADDFWALALATHADSNAGPPAAAAISDQTPDNWKERRTGLLASPGARERMGFGNRLADARQVRR from the coding sequence ATGGCTGTCGTTGAACTCACGGAATATCAAAAGCGATCGCAGCGCCGGCGCGTGCGCTTCAAACTGAAACGCTGGTCGCGGCAGACCGGCAAGACGTTCGACGACACGTTGGAGATCGCCGACGACTGTCACGCGCGCCGGACCGAGTGGGTGATTCTCTCGCGCGGGGAGCGGCAATCCAAAAAGAACATCGAACAAACCGCCGTGCATTGCCGCGCGTATGGCGCCGCCGCCGAGGTGATCGACGGCGAGTGGGAGAGCGACGACAAAAAATACAAGGCCCTCGAAATCAATTTGCCCAACGGCTCGCGCATCACCGGGCTGCCCGCCAATCCCGACACCGCGCGCGGCCATTCCGCCAACGTGTATCTCGACGAGTTCGCCTTTCACAAAGACTCCCGAAAAATTTGGGCCGCGTTGTTTCCCGTCATCACGCGCGGATATCGCCTGCGCATCAGCTCCACGCCGCAGGGCAAACAGAACAAGTTTTATGAACTCGACACGGCCTGGTCGAAAAAAGACGACCCGCACTATTCCACCGACAAACTCGATATCTATGACGCCGTCGCCGGCGGCCTGAAACTCATGAATGAAGAGGGCCAGCCCGCCACGCCTGAAGAATTGAAAGAGGCGCTCGGCGATGACGACGCCTGGGACCAGGAATATCTGGTGCTGTATCTCGACGAGGCCACCGCGTTTTTGTCGCACGACCTCATCGCCAGTTGCGAGGACGACAGCCTCAACCCGGAGCCGCTCTGGCTGCCGGGCCTGCTGTACACCGCCAACGAGATGCACGAGTTGTTTTTGAAGACCAAAATCAATCCGCCCTCGTATGAAGTGCTCGACCCCGCCCTCATCAATGCCGAGCGGCTCTTTCTCGGGATGGACATCGGGCGCAAGCGCGACCTCTCCGTGATCTGGTTGACCGCGGAGCAAGACGGCCTGCATCGCACCGTGGCCGTGATCCGGCTGCGCCGCGTGCCGTTCTTCATTCAACGGGTCGTCCTGTTTTCGTTGCTCGCGCATCCGTCGGTCGTGCGCGGCTGCATCGATCAAACCGGCCTCGGGCTGCAACTGGCCGAGGAGGCCATGGCGCGATTCGGGGCGACGAAAGTGGAGGGCATCGATTTCACCGCGGCCCACAAAGAGCTGCTCGCCGTGACGTTGAAAAACCGGATGGACGATCGCCGCGTGCTCCTCCCCGCCGAGGTGGCCATCCGAAATTCCTTGCACTCGGTCCGGCGATACAACACCGGCACCGGCCATTTCCGATTCGACGCCGAACGCACCGAGCAAACCGGCCATGCCGATGATTTTTGGGCGCTGGCCCTGGCCACCCATGCCGACTCGAATGCCGGGCCGCCGGCGGCGGCAGCCATCTCGGACCAGACGCCGGACAATTGGAAAGAGCGGCGCACCGGACTGCTGGCGTCCCCGGGTGCACGCGAGCGCATGGGATTCGGCAACCGCCTGGCCGACGCGAGGCAGGTGCGACGATGA
- a CDS encoding phage tail fiber protein: MFKEKLLAMPIEKQNALPYPELCALRSGAFTEHVEAMAVPQALKEWAALMQARIDGGVKVHHVVYKSWLVALMVVRYGEAIDHWPSAFSEDDVRRAKQWMEGKTPYGVSYPGQEGVSGIKMLGLLLAVVGGLLALWQDPAWAVLALPVLGSAMTNYLENKLADHVFRTSSFTKPTVLGHALFTAAPGETGGGTEVSGGSYARVDLPPLNTNWNATQGGTSGDSSGTGGLTDNAVDITFPAPSANWGTITHFAIFDATTAGNMLIYGALGTSKTVNDGDPAPKFPAGDLDITFA; the protein is encoded by the coding sequence ATGTTCAAAGAAAAATTGCTGGCCATGCCCATTGAAAAACAAAACGCCCTGCCGTATCCCGAACTGTGTGCGCTGCGCTCCGGGGCGTTCACCGAACACGTGGAGGCCATGGCCGTGCCGCAAGCCCTCAAGGAATGGGCGGCCCTCATGCAGGCGAGGATCGACGGCGGCGTGAAAGTGCACCACGTCGTGTACAAATCCTGGCTCGTGGCGTTGATGGTGGTGCGATATGGCGAGGCCATCGACCACTGGCCCTCCGCATTCAGCGAGGACGATGTCCGGCGCGCGAAACAATGGATGGAGGGCAAGACGCCGTATGGGGTGTCGTATCCGGGGCAAGAGGGCGTGAGCGGCATCAAGATGCTCGGCCTCCTCCTGGCCGTGGTCGGCGGCCTGTTGGCGCTGTGGCAAGATCCGGCCTGGGCCGTGCTGGCGCTGCCGGTCCTGGGCTCGGCCATGACCAACTATTTGGAAAACAAACTGGCGGACCATGTGTTCCGCACCTCGAGTTTCACCAAACCCACGGTGCTGGGCCATGCGCTGTTCACGGCCGCGCCCGGAGAAACCGGCGGAGGCACCGAGGTGTCGGGCGGCTCATACGCGCGTGTGGATCTGCCGCCGCTCAACACCAATTGGAACGCCACGCAAGGCGGCACCTCCGGCGACTCCTCCGGCACGGGCGGGTTGACCGACAATGCGGTGGACATCACCTTTCCCGCGCCCAGTGCCAATTGGGGCACCATCACGCACTTTGCGATTTTCGACGCCACCACCGCCGGCAACATGCTGATTTATGGGGCGTTGGGCACGAGCAAAACCGTCAACGATGGCGATCCCGCGCCGAAATTCCCGGCCGGCGATTTGGATATCACGTTCGCGTAA
- a CDS encoding fibronectin type III domain-containing protein has translation MSFKSLAALAVLLMCLAPVAHAARFENMCHGVEWTASVESEGRPVDGYVVLVRAAGSPGWSVEHVLPGRMNTHVDCTAIPFLHRLGRFEISVRAYNGAGHSPEAPVVVSEHYPPVRWEYAATPVPEPTPDPTPDPTPAPDPVPTPDPASALLSQLTLHADFGESPPTIQADGVRVGAEVYSDTNHTFTAVPAEYVGAPYIQFPNSARFHTGARDVSVRLHRTARVCIAYDAFKRDLPAWLADYHWNTVDTIQTSYTRLALYCQERPAGMVEFGGNAAPGFVMYTVVVVEAA, from the coding sequence ATGTCTTTTAAATCCCTGGCCGCCCTGGCCGTGCTGCTCATGTGCCTGGCGCCGGTCGCCCATGCCGCACGGTTTGAAAACATGTGCCACGGCGTGGAGTGGACCGCTAGTGTGGAGTCCGAGGGCCGCCCGGTGGACGGATATGTGGTTCTGGTCAGGGCGGCGGGATCTCCAGGGTGGAGTGTGGAGCATGTGCTGCCAGGGCGGATGAATACACATGTGGACTGTACCGCCATCCCGTTTCTGCATCGGCTGGGACGTTTTGAAATTTCTGTGAGAGCCTACAACGGAGCCGGTCACAGCCCTGAGGCGCCTGTTGTTGTCAGTGAACACTATCCGCCCGTCCGCTGGGAATATGCCGCGACGCCTGTCCCCGAGCCCACGCCCGATCCGACACCCGATCCCACGCCCGCGCCGGATCCTGTCCCCACGCCAGACCCGGCCTCGGCTTTGTTGAGTCAACTGACGCTGCATGCCGACTTTGGCGAGTCTCCGCCCACCATTCAGGCCGACGGTGTGCGCGTGGGGGCCGAGGTGTATTCGGACACCAATCACACGTTCACGGCGGTGCCGGCGGAATATGTCGGCGCGCCCTATATTCAATTTCCCAACAGCGCACGATTCCATACCGGCGCGCGTGACGTCAGCGTGAGGCTGCACCGAACCGCCCGGGTGTGCATCGCCTATGATGCCTTCAAGCGCGACCTGCCGGCCTGGCTGGCGGACTATCATTGGAACACAGTGGACACGATCCAAACCTCCTATACACGCCTGGCGTTGTATTGCCAGGAGAGGCCCGCCGGGATGGTGGAATTCGGCGGCAACGCCGCCCCGGGCTTTGTCATGTACACCGTCGTGGTGGTGGAGGCCGCCTGA
- a CDS encoding host-nuclease inhibitor Gam family protein produces the protein MKPLKPLTSWLEVDEAIKQLGRIQIERDAKEGAMNKSITKLKESYGMKIDRLDDMAEAVEAALEKWCEAHRDDMAVVKKSGGLTWRGAFGKVAFRKCPPSVSFTKKNMAAILAALKSRKLFNCIRTVEEPNKDAMVLLDKQTLREVGAKVGAEEKFEIKPDYTVIQSTPTGRPS, from the coding sequence ATGAAACCCTTGAAGCCCTTGACCTCGTGGCTGGAGGTGGACGAGGCCATCAAGCAGCTCGGCCGCATTCAGATCGAACGCGACGCCAAAGAGGGCGCGATGAACAAGTCCATCACCAAACTCAAAGAATCGTATGGGATGAAAATCGATCGGCTCGATGACATGGCCGAGGCGGTCGAGGCGGCCTTGGAAAAATGGTGCGAGGCGCACCGCGACGACATGGCCGTGGTCAAAAAATCCGGCGGCCTCACGTGGCGCGGCGCGTTCGGCAAAGTGGCGTTTCGGAAATGTCCGCCGTCGGTGTCGTTCACCAAAAAAAATATGGCGGCGATTTTGGCGGCGTTGAAATCCCGCAAGCTGTTCAACTGCATCCGCACGGTCGAGGAGCCCAACAAAGATGCGATGGTGCTGTTGGACAAACAGACGCTCCGAGAGGTCGGCGCCAAAGTGGGCGCCGAGGAAAAATTCGAAATCAAACCCGACTATACCGTGATTCAATCCACCCCAACCGGGAGGCCCTCATGA
- a CDS encoding AAA family ATPase gives MDGRIMSGLYTPEIELVLEQGRKLLDQRSAEGRALSYGKIAKDLGMSAASVSNFFNRKQVGDVKKLADLLKHFIERERARDEASLLTVPFTDTRQAKKMMQALQFAHQYHRLVAVVSPPGTGKSTTVQEAQRRDPSIVRVHAANFFGPTATLQEMCEELREPQTGTSRALMKRIRAKLKGTGRLLVIDDAHKLRPNALDTVQTVYDQTGIGIVLFGTRELKRILTAIDERSEQMASRVAGRIWEIPEVDRNDLALILGAVMPEDHVEEALHLLEDDPSTLTSPRRLGNVIEIAGRLAQKHKGALGLTHIRQAMKLSA, from the coding sequence ATGGACGGACGAATCATGAGCGGCCTGTACACCCCGGAAATTGAACTCGTCCTCGAGCAAGGCCGCAAGCTGCTCGACCAGCGGAGTGCGGAGGGCCGCGCGCTGTCATATGGCAAGATCGCCAAAGACCTCGGCATGTCCGCCGCATCGGTGTCGAATTTCTTCAATCGCAAACAGGTGGGGGACGTCAAAAAACTCGCCGACCTGCTCAAACATTTCATCGAGCGAGAACGCGCGCGCGACGAGGCCTCGCTGCTCACAGTGCCGTTCACCGACACGCGGCAGGCCAAGAAAATGATGCAGGCCTTGCAGTTCGCGCACCAATATCATCGGCTGGTCGCCGTGGTCTCGCCGCCTGGGACAGGCAAGTCCACCACCGTGCAGGAGGCACAGCGGCGAGACCCTTCCATCGTGCGCGTGCATGCCGCCAACTTTTTCGGCCCCACGGCCACGTTGCAGGAAATGTGTGAAGAGCTGCGCGAGCCGCAGACCGGGACCTCCCGCGCGTTGATGAAACGCATTCGCGCCAAACTCAAAGGCACCGGCCGGCTGCTCGTCATCGACGATGCCCACAAACTGCGGCCCAACGCCCTGGACACCGTGCAAACCGTGTACGACCAGACGGGCATCGGCATTGTGTTGTTCGGCACGCGGGAATTGAAACGCATCCTGACGGCCATCGACGAACGCTCCGAGCAAATGGCCTCGCGCGTCGCCGGCCGTATTTGGGAAATCCCCGAGGTGGATCGCAACGACCTCGCGTTGATCCTGGGTGCCGTCATGCCCGAGGACCACGTGGAGGAGGCGCTGCATCTGTTGGAGGACGACCCGTCCACGCTCACGTCGCCGCGCCGGCTGGGCAACGTCATCGAAATCGCCGGACGCCTCGCGCAAAAACACAAAGGCGCGCTGGGCCTCACCCATATTCGTCAAGCCATGAAACTCTCGGCATGA